From the genome of Paraburkholderia aromaticivorans, one region includes:
- a CDS encoding biotin--[acetyl-CoA-carboxylase] ligase has protein sequence MNASKTPPQAATAASAASQSDWRIDRERAVALFGPHAHDWPIEIVEETGSTNADLMARVKALPRRAGVLPRPIVRVAYLQTAGRGRRGRPWYAEPGNALLFSVACVLPRPLEGLAGLSLAVGVALVDGLRSLPVAGPGQIALKWPNDVLLEGDKLAGILIETAWSTDDASAVVIGIGTNVKGADELAAKVGALNAGMPPQARGTVPTALQRALPNANLTDTLAAELNALEPALQRFGAEGFAPFQARWNAVHAYAGREVVVLEQGEEQLRGVAAGVDERGQLLLDTASGRHVVATGDVSLRLADGAA, from the coding sequence ATGAACGCTTCCAAGACTCCCCCGCAGGCCGCAACCGCCGCCTCAGCCGCGTCCCAATCCGACTGGCGCATCGACCGCGAGCGCGCCGTCGCCCTGTTCGGCCCGCACGCGCACGATTGGCCGATCGAAATCGTCGAGGAAACCGGCTCGACCAACGCCGACCTGATGGCCCGCGTCAAGGCGCTGCCGCGCAGGGCCGGCGTGTTGCCGCGGCCGATCGTGCGGGTCGCGTATCTGCAAACCGCCGGGCGTGGCCGCCGTGGCCGTCCGTGGTATGCGGAGCCGGGCAATGCGCTGCTGTTTTCGGTGGCCTGCGTGCTGCCGCGTCCGCTCGAAGGGCTCGCGGGCCTGAGTCTCGCGGTGGGCGTCGCGCTGGTCGACGGGCTGCGCTCGCTGCCCGTCGCCGGCCCCGGCCAGATCGCGCTGAAGTGGCCGAACGACGTCTTGCTCGAAGGCGACAAGCTGGCCGGCATCCTGATCGAAACCGCGTGGAGCACCGACGACGCCAGCGCCGTGGTGATCGGCATCGGCACCAATGTGAAGGGCGCTGACGAACTCGCCGCCAAAGTCGGCGCGCTGAACGCCGGCATGCCGCCGCAGGCGCGCGGCACCGTCCCGACCGCGTTGCAGCGCGCGCTCCCCAACGCCAATCTCACCGATACGCTCGCGGCCGAACTGAACGCGCTCGAACCGGCCTTGCAGCGCTTCGGCGCTGAAGGCTTCGCGCCGTTCCAGGCGCGTTGGAACGCGGTGCATGCCTACGCGGGCCGCGAAGTCGTGGTGCTGGAACAAGGCGAAGAACAGTTGCGCGGCGTGGCGGCGGGCGTCGACGAGCGCGGTCAGTTGCTGCTCGATACCGCGAGCGGCCGCCATGTCGTCGCGACCGGCGACGTCTCGCTGCGTCTGGCCGACGGTGCGGCATGA
- a CDS encoding ABC transporter ATP-binding protein, with protein MIAPLTQAVRGQPVPSIAEPVIEVIDVTKRYGRNIVHQHLNLDVRRGEIMAIVGGSGSGKTTLVRQILGLERPSSGTIKLFGEDLATISPETALLMRSRSGMLFQRGALFSSLSVFDNIAQPVRELGKVPEDLLRDIVMLKLEMVGLPCKHASKMPSALSGGMIKRVGIARAIALEPELLFLDEPTAGLDPQASDEFVELISALHRALGLTVVMVTHDLDTMIALSTRVAVLADRKVLVAAPVEEAAAVDHPFIREYFLGLRGRRALQALPPERRAKLPRAALEPASSELPL; from the coding sequence ATGATCGCGCCACTCACTCAGGCCGTGCGCGGCCAGCCCGTCCCCTCGATCGCCGAGCCGGTGATCGAAGTGATCGACGTGACCAAGCGCTACGGCCGCAACATCGTGCATCAGCATCTCAATCTGGACGTGCGGCGCGGCGAGATCATGGCGATCGTGGGCGGCTCGGGTTCGGGCAAGACCACGCTGGTGCGGCAGATTCTCGGTCTCGAGCGTCCTTCGTCCGGCACCATCAAGCTGTTCGGCGAGGATCTCGCGACCATTTCGCCGGAAACCGCGCTGCTGATGCGCAGCCGCTCCGGCATGCTGTTTCAGCGCGGCGCGCTGTTCTCGTCGCTGTCGGTGTTCGACAACATCGCGCAACCGGTGCGCGAACTCGGCAAGGTGCCCGAAGATCTGCTGCGCGACATCGTGATGCTCAAGCTCGAGATGGTCGGCCTGCCGTGCAAGCATGCGTCGAAAATGCCGTCGGCTCTGTCGGGCGGCATGATCAAACGGGTGGGCATTGCCCGGGCCATCGCGCTCGAACCCGAACTGCTCTTTCTCGACGAGCCGACCGCCGGGCTCGATCCGCAGGCGTCCGATGAATTCGTCGAGCTGATCTCCGCGCTGCATCGCGCGCTCGGTCTGACGGTGGTGATGGTCACACACGATCTCGACACGATGATCGCGCTGTCCACCCGCGTCGCGGTGCTGGCCGACCGCAAGGTGCTGGTCGCCGCGCCGGTCGAAGAGGCGGCGGCGGTCGATCATCCTTTCATCCGCGAATATTTCCTCGGCTTGCGCGGGCGGCGCGCATTGCAGGCATTGCCGCCGGAGCGCCGCGCGAAGCTGCCGCGCGCGGCGCTCGAGCCGGCGTCGTCCGAATTGCCGCTGTGA
- a CDS encoding MlaE family ABC transporter permease — translation MNYDTPPGLEVAAGSQGKIVRLSGQWTALALARDRATGHVIPLLRSLVGAEGIGEWDLSRIDRMDHVGGQALWRVWGHKMPADTTLTDTQRDIFERIALLDTVRETAEPVIKLDPLTRLGLAIFSFFEHLYGGVAMLGRVVLDLMAIVRKPNITPWTEISANIYNAGTKALPITALVAFLIGIVLSYLSAQQLRLFGANQYIVNILGLSVIRELGPVLSAILVAGRSGSAITAQIGVMRVTEELDAMRVMGIPHGLRLILPRVLALGVAMPLLVMWTNIIALTGGALAAKIVLGIDMSYFARALPGVVPVANLWIGLGKGVVFGMLIAIVGCHFGFRIKANSQSLGEGTTTSVVTSITIVILADAVFAILFQNVGLG, via the coding sequence TTGAACTACGACACTCCGCCCGGCCTCGAAGTCGCGGCAGGCAGCCAAGGCAAGATCGTCCGGCTCTCTGGCCAGTGGACGGCGCTCGCGCTCGCGCGCGACCGGGCCACCGGGCACGTCATTCCTCTGCTGCGTTCGCTGGTCGGCGCCGAAGGCATCGGCGAGTGGGACCTGTCGCGTATCGACCGGATGGACCACGTGGGCGGCCAGGCGCTGTGGCGCGTGTGGGGCCACAAGATGCCGGCGGACACCACGCTCACCGACACGCAACGCGACATTTTCGAGCGCATCGCGCTGCTCGACACCGTGCGCGAGACGGCCGAGCCGGTGATCAAACTCGATCCGCTCACGCGTCTCGGGCTCGCGATCTTTTCATTCTTCGAGCACCTGTACGGCGGCGTGGCGATGCTCGGGCGCGTCGTGCTCGATCTGATGGCGATCGTGCGCAAGCCGAACATCACGCCGTGGACCGAGATCTCTGCCAACATCTATAACGCCGGCACCAAGGCCTTGCCGATCACGGCGCTGGTCGCGTTCCTGATCGGCATCGTGCTGAGCTATCTGTCGGCGCAGCAACTGCGGCTTTTTGGCGCGAACCAGTATATCGTCAACATTCTCGGTCTCTCCGTGATCCGCGAACTCGGGCCGGTGCTCTCGGCGATTCTGGTGGCGGGCCGCTCGGGTTCGGCCATCACCGCGCAGATCGGCGTGATGCGCGTGACCGAGGAACTCGACGCCATGCGCGTGATGGGCATTCCGCACGGGTTGCGGCTGATCCTGCCACGGGTGCTGGCGCTCGGCGTGGCGATGCCGCTGCTCGTCATGTGGACCAACATCATCGCGCTGACCGGCGGCGCGCTGGCCGCCAAGATCGTGCTCGGCATCGACATGAGCTATTTCGCGCGGGCTTTGCCGGGCGTCGTGCCGGTTGCGAATCTGTGGATCGGGCTCGGCAAGGGCGTCGTGTTCGGTATGCTGATCGCGATCGTCGGCTGTCATTTCGGTTTCCGTATCAAGGCCAATTCGCAAAGTCTCGGCGAAGGCACGACGACTTCGGTGGTGACCTCGATTACGATCGTGATTCTCGCGGACGCTGTGTTCGCGATTCTTTTCCAGAACGTGGGGCTCGGATGA
- a CDS encoding alpha/beta hydrolase encodes MNAHTKKYLIDGPVGKIEVALDLPDETRENGAAPRGIALVAHPHPLFGGTMDNKVAQTLARTLVQLNYVTYRSNFRGVGETQGEHDAGIGERDDLRAVLDHMRAAPGQADLPLVLAGFSFGTFVLSHVAAKLRDEGQEIERMVLVGTAASRWDVAPVPENTLVIHGETDETVPIQSVYDWARPQELPVVVIPGAEHFLHRKLHVLKRIIVDAWR; translated from the coding sequence ATGAACGCACATACGAAGAAGTATCTGATCGACGGCCCGGTCGGCAAGATCGAGGTCGCGCTGGACCTGCCCGACGAGACGCGCGAGAACGGTGCCGCGCCGCGCGGCATCGCGCTCGTCGCGCATCCGCATCCGCTGTTCGGCGGCACGATGGACAACAAGGTCGCGCAGACGCTCGCGCGCACGCTCGTGCAGTTGAACTACGTGACCTATCGCTCGAATTTTCGCGGCGTCGGCGAAACGCAAGGGGAGCATGACGCGGGCATCGGCGAGCGCGACGATCTGCGCGCCGTGCTCGACCATATGCGCGCCGCGCCGGGTCAGGCCGATCTACCGCTCGTGCTGGCGGGATTTTCGTTCGGCACGTTCGTGCTGTCGCACGTGGCCGCGAAGCTGCGTGACGAAGGTCAGGAGATCGAGCGAATGGTGCTGGTCGGCACGGCGGCGAGCCGCTGGGACGTGGCCCCGGTGCCGGAAAACACGCTCGTGATTCACGGCGAAACCGACGAGACGGTTCCCATTCAATCCGTTTACGACTGGGCGCGGCCGCAGGAGCTGCCGGTCGTCGTGATTCCGGGAGCGGAGCATTTTCTGCATCGCAAGCTGCACGTTCTGAAGCGCATCATCGTCGACGCGTGGCGATGA
- a CDS encoding ABC-type transport auxiliary lipoprotein family protein, whose amino-acid sequence MSRSIYRLSSRAALAVLLAFGVLAAGCAGNPAAISDLRYDFGPPAPAASAGTSPAVKVLDVSAPDVLESDKLIYRLSYADAQQTGAYANSHWTMMPSQLLTQRLRGALSSRGTVLTGADGVSAPVLKVDLSQFEQVFDSRSESHAAVTARATLIQSGKVIGQRTFLARAPSSSADAAGGAQALATASDDLVAQIGAWLGVQALVAAQ is encoded by the coding sequence ATGTCACGCTCGATTTACCGATTGTCCTCGCGTGCCGCGCTGGCGGTGCTGCTCGCATTCGGCGTGCTGGCCGCGGGCTGCGCCGGTAACCCCGCGGCGATCTCGGACCTTCGCTACGACTTCGGGCCGCCCGCGCCGGCGGCGTCCGCAGGCACGTCGCCGGCCGTGAAGGTGCTCGACGTGAGCGCGCCCGACGTGCTCGAGTCGGACAAGCTGATTTACCGCCTCAGCTACGCCGACGCGCAGCAGACGGGGGCTTACGCGAACAGCCACTGGACCATGATGCCTTCGCAGCTGCTGACCCAGCGTCTGCGTGGCGCGCTCAGTTCGCGCGGCACCGTGCTGACGGGCGCCGACGGCGTGTCCGCGCCGGTGCTGAAGGTCGATCTGAGCCAGTTCGAGCAGGTCTTCGACAGCCGGTCCGAAAGTCACGCGGCCGTCACCGCGCGCGCCACGCTCATCCAGAGCGGCAAGGTGATCGGTCAGCGCACCTTCCTCGCGCGCGCGCCGTCCAGTTCGGCGGACGCCGCCGGCGGCGCGCAGGCGCTTGCCACCGCCAGCGACGATCTGGTCGCGCAGATCGGCGCGTGGCTCGGCGTGCAGGCGCTGGTCGCCGCGCAATGA
- a CDS encoding MlaD family protein produces the protein MENKSHAFWAGLFTIVLLTAIAVAAFLFNVDRSVRVPYDLIARTNVTGLFTDAAVRYRGLDVGKVQSIKFDPDHPGQILIRILVDTHAPITHSTFGSLGFQGVTGIAFIQLDDSGRDPSPLPSSAKQVAQLPMRPGLLDQLQQRGDVLLRKLEKVANDVDNLLSPEMAAQLQGTAASLQKAADGVATLTQQIAPAAGKLPGTLDQLDRTLASTNQLITGLNRPDGPFETNLNKVGTAAQQAGDALTSMNGSLQELSARVGYDTLPRVNSLADDVRSAARSVDRAADTFSTSPRSVLFGAPGAAPGPGEAGFTWPAARAAK, from the coding sequence ATGGAAAACAAATCACATGCCTTCTGGGCCGGGCTCTTCACGATCGTTTTGCTGACGGCAATCGCAGTCGCGGCTTTTTTGTTCAACGTCGACCGTTCCGTGCGGGTGCCGTACGATCTGATTGCGCGCACCAACGTGACGGGCCTGTTTACCGACGCCGCCGTGCGTTATCGCGGACTCGACGTCGGCAAGGTGCAGTCGATCAAATTCGATCCGGATCATCCGGGGCAGATTCTGATCCGCATCCTCGTCGACACGCACGCGCCGATTACCCATTCGACGTTCGGCAGCCTGGGTTTCCAGGGCGTGACGGGGATTGCCTTCATCCAACTGGATGACAGTGGGCGCGACCCGTCGCCGCTGCCGTCGTCGGCCAAACAGGTGGCGCAGCTGCCCATGCGCCCCGGCTTGCTCGATCAGTTGCAGCAACGCGGCGACGTGCTGCTGCGTAAACTCGAAAAAGTCGCAAACGACGTCGACAATCTGTTGTCGCCGGAAATGGCCGCGCAGTTGCAAGGCACGGCGGCGAGCCTCCAGAAGGCCGCGGACGGCGTCGCTACGCTGACCCAGCAAATCGCGCCGGCCGCCGGCAAGTTGCCCGGCACGCTCGACCAGCTGGACCGCACGCTGGCGTCGACCAATCAGCTGATCACGGGTCTGAACCGCCCGGACGGTCCGTTCGAGACCAACCTGAACAAGGTCGGCACGGCGGCGCAACAGGCCGGCGACGCGCTGACGTCGATGAACGGCTCGTTGCAGGAGCTGTCGGCGCGGGTCGGCTACGACACCTTGCCGCGCGTCAATTCGCTCGCTGACGACGTGCGCTCCGCGGCCCGCTCGGTGGACCGCGCAGCCGATACGTTCAGCACCAGTCCGCGCAGCGTGCTGTTCGGCGCGCCGGGCGCGGCGCCCGGCCCTGGCGAAGCAGGCTTCACCTGGCCTGCCGCCCGCGCCGCCAAATGA
- a CDS encoding (2Fe-2S) ferredoxin domain-containing protein, protein MDSFYKYHVFFCLNQRDPGAERPSCANCNAQEMQEHAKKRVKQLGLAGPGQVRINKAGCLDRCELGPALVVYPEGVWYTYVDESDIDEIVDSHLVNGKIVERLKIDQ, encoded by the coding sequence ATGGATTCCTTCTACAAGTACCACGTCTTCTTCTGTCTCAATCAGCGCGACCCTGGCGCCGAACGCCCGAGCTGCGCGAACTGCAACGCGCAGGAGATGCAGGAGCATGCGAAAAAACGCGTGAAGCAACTCGGTCTCGCAGGTCCGGGTCAGGTGCGCATCAACAAAGCCGGTTGCCTCGACCGCTGCGAACTCGGCCCGGCGCTCGTCGTGTATCCGGAGGGCGTCTGGTACACGTATGTCGACGAGAGCGACATCGACGAAATCGTCGACTCGCATCTCGTGAACGGCAAGATCGTCGAGCGTCTGAAAATCGATCAATAA
- a CDS encoding VanZ family protein → MSERPWLRRPSALARQALVLYAALIVYGSWYPFSGWRSLGLGPFAYLSDPMPQYLTAFDVVTNVLGYMPFGALVVLALYPRWRGTLAVALAFLLGGLLSGVMEAVQTYLPTRVASNLDLAANALGALLGAAIMSPATGALLDRGLLRRVRLVWFERDRAALACLVAAWPFATMYPAPRLFGLGNWPRALWLRFDSTTQDVLLAWTPPGWHVGSWPALVAAWMPDDVWEAVITTLNLFAALALASLPVRRHAPRVRLLLLFIFITLCVKVGATFLQSQSGLAFDWATPGALAGLACGTAAALCALRLRRRSRAALAGGALALALVFVNLLPVNPYFDAVLADWRQGRYLHFNGLAHWLAWIWPYAALVWLAYVVEQAWLKRRMKHA, encoded by the coding sequence ATGAGCGAACGACCCTGGCTGCGCCGTCCGTCGGCGCTCGCCCGGCAAGCGCTGGTGCTGTATGCCGCGTTGATCGTCTACGGTTCGTGGTATCCGTTTTCGGGCTGGCGTTCGCTCGGCCTCGGTCCGTTTGCCTATCTGTCCGATCCCATGCCGCAGTACCTGACGGCGTTCGACGTCGTCACCAACGTGCTCGGCTATATGCCGTTCGGCGCGCTGGTGGTGCTCGCGCTGTATCCGCGCTGGCGCGGCACGCTGGCGGTCGCGCTCGCCTTCCTGCTCGGCGGCCTGCTGTCCGGCGTGATGGAAGCCGTGCAAACCTATCTGCCCACGCGTGTCGCCTCCAATCTCGATCTCGCCGCCAACGCGCTCGGCGCGCTGCTCGGCGCCGCGATCATGTCGCCGGCCACGGGCGCGCTGCTCGATCGCGGCTTGCTGCGGCGCGTTCGGCTCGTGTGGTTCGAGCGCGATCGCGCCGCGCTCGCGTGTCTGGTCGCCGCGTGGCCGTTCGCGACGATGTACCCGGCGCCGCGTCTGTTCGGTCTCGGCAACTGGCCGCGCGCGCTATGGCTGCGTTTCGATTCGACCACGCAAGACGTCTTGCTCGCGTGGACGCCGCCGGGCTGGCACGTCGGCAGCTGGCCGGCGCTCGTCGCCGCCTGGATGCCCGACGACGTTTGGGAAGCCGTGATCACCACGCTCAATCTGTTCGCCGCGCTCGCGCTGGCGTCGTTGCCGGTGCGCCGCCATGCGCCGCGCGTGCGTCTGTTGCTGCTGTTTATTTTCATCACCTTGTGCGTGAAGGTCGGCGCGACGTTTCTGCAGTCGCAGTCCGGTCTCGCGTTCGACTGGGCCACGCCCGGCGCGCTCGCGGGGCTCGCGTGCGGCACCGCGGCCGCGCTGTGCGCGCTGCGTCTGCGGCGCAGGTCGCGAGCGGCGCTGGCGGGCGGCGCGCTGGCGCTCGCGCTGGTGTTCGTCAACCTGTTGCCCGTGAATCCGTATTTCGATGCCGTGCTCGCCGACTGGCGGCAAGGGCGTTATCTGCATTTCAACGGTCTCGCGCACTGGCTCGCATGGATCTGGCCGTATGCGGCGCTGGTGTGGCTGGCGTATGTCGTCGAGCAGGCGTGGCTCAAGCGGCGCATGAAGCACGCGTGA